From Alloacidobacterium dinghuense:
TGTATGCGATTTACCGGAGAGTCGATGCGCTAGTTCAGGAACATGGTCCGGTAGAGGGTATCGCGCTGTACGGGCTTGAATCCGGCATCGCGGATAATGCGGCGCAGCTCCTCTTCTGTTGTGCAGTTAGACGTTCCGGCAGCTTTTACGACATTTTCTTCGAGCATAACCGAACCAACATCGTTGCCGCCGAAGCGCAGACCGAGTTGCAGCACCTTCAATCCCTGCGTGACCCAGCTTGACTGCACGTTTTCAATGTTTGAGAGGTACAGGCGCGAGATCGAGAGCACTTTCAGATATTCAACGGCAGTTGCCTCGTCCCATCCACGTCCGCCAAGCGCTGTATTGTGTGGCTGAAAGCTCCAGGGAATGAAAGCCGTGAAGCCGCCGGTTTCTTCCTGCAATCGCCGCACCTGCTCGAAGTGATTCACCCGCTGCTCAAAAGTCTCGCCAACGCCGAACATCATCGTTGCTGTGGTGCGCATGCCAAGCTGATGAGCCGTACGATGCACCAGCACCCAATCGTCGGTGGAGCACTTCAGCCGCGCAATGCGATGGCGTACTTCATCGTCGAGAATCTCAGCGCCGCCGCCGGGAATCGAGTCAAGGCCCGCATCGCGCAGACGCATGATCGTGTCGCGCACGCTCAG
This genomic window contains:
- the mqnC gene encoding cyclic dehypoxanthinyl futalosine synthase, whose amino-acid sequence is MSITRQQALDYFHSDDLIGLGMEADAMRRKLHPEGVVTYIIDRNINYTNFCTEYCTFCAFYRPLKGKMASEGYILDFETIYQKIAETVEMGGTGVLMQGGLHPDLKIEWFERLLKGIKQRFPQVWMHCFSASEILAIAEYSNLSVRDTIMRLRDAGLDSIPGGGAEILDDEVRHRIARLKCSTDDWVLVHRTAHQLGMRTTATMMFGVGETFEQRVNHFEQVRRLQEETGGFTAFIPWSFQPHNTALGGRGWDEATAVEYLKVLSISRLYLSNIENVQSSWVTQGLKVLQLGLRFGGNDVGSVMLEENVVKAAGTSNCTTEEELRRIIRDAGFKPVQRDTLYRTMFLN